In the Sandaracinus amylolyticus genome, ACGGTGCGCTCGCTGACGAGCCCCGACGCGTCGCTCGAGGCGCTCTTCCACTACCTCGTCGAGCGCAGCGGCCGCATGGCGGGCACCGGCTCCGACGCCGCGAGCGGATCGGCGAAGCCCTACCAGGCCGCGCTCTCACCCGGCGCCGCATCTGCAGGCGCCCGCACCGAGAAGAAGAAGGGAGCACGCGCGTGAGCCCTCCGCCCGTTCCCGACTTCGCGAGCGCGCTCTCGGCCTCGCTGCGACTCTCGTGGACGCGCCTGCTGCGCGGACGCAAGGTGCGCCTCGGCGCCGCCGCGGTGGTGCTCGTCGTCGTCGCCGCCGTCGCGGTCCGCTATCTGATCGATCCGCCGGAGCCCGAGCGCGTGGTCGAGGCCGCAGTCCGCGTCGGCTTCCTCAACATGCTCGTGTTCCTCCTGCCGTTCCTGTTCACGGCGGGCGCGATCGCGGAAGAGGTCGAGAACCGCACGCTGCCGTACCTCACGTTGCGACCCGCGGGCCGCATCGCGATCACGCTCGGCAAGTTCTTCACCGGCGCGGCGCTCAGCATCTTGCTGCTCGCGGGCGGCGTGCTCGTGATCCACGTCGCGTCGTTCGCGACCGATCCCACGCCGATGATCGAAGAGCTGCCCGACACGCTGCGCATGATCGGCGCGCTCTCGCTGCTCGCGCTCTGCTACTCGGCGCTCTGTCTGCTCTGGGGCTCGCTCGTCGTCGAAGCGGGTGGGCTGCTCGCGACCCTTCACCTCGCGGTGATCGAGTACGGCTTCTCGTGGCTGCCCGGTCTCGCGCGGCTCGTGTCGATGAACCACTTCGCGTCGGAGCTCGCAGGCTTCGAGCGCACGGGGTGGGGCGCGGAGAGCGTGCCCGACGTCGACACCTGGATCTGCGCGACGATCATCGCGGTGGTGACGCTCCTCTATCTCGTGCTCGCGTCGGTCGTCGTGCGCACGTCGGAGCTCGGATTCGGGAAGGCGTGATCGTGTAGG is a window encoding:
- a CDS encoding ABC transporter permease; this translates as MSPPPVPDFASALSASLRLSWTRLLRGRKVRLGAAAVVLVVVAAVAVRYLIDPPEPERVVEAAVRVGFLNMLVFLLPFLFTAGAIAEEVENRTLPYLTLRPAGRIAITLGKFFTGAALSILLLAGGVLVIHVASFATDPTPMIEELPDTLRMIGALSLLALCYSALCLLWGSLVVEAGGLLATLHLAVIEYGFSWLPGLARLVSMNHFASELAGFERTGWGAESVPDVDTWICATIIAVVTLLYLVLASVVVRTSELGFGKA